One window from the genome of Faecalibacterium sp. HTF-F encodes:
- the ppdK gene encoding pyruvate, phosphate dikinase encodes MSKKYLYYFSEGNDAFGGDKVTMKNTLGGKGAGLAEMTAAGMPVPQGFTITTDACTQYYADGRQINDEITADIFEHLKGLEEITGKKFGDNQNPLLVSVRSGARQSMPGMMDTILNLGLNDEAVEGLAKKTGNARFAYDCYRRFVQMFADVVMMVPKSLFEVEIDKMKEAKGVKNDVDLTADDLKELVGVFKKIYEENEGKPFPQDPRDQLIEAVKAVFRSWDNPRANVYRKMNEIPYEWGTAVNVQQMAFGNSGDRSGTGVAFTRDPATGAKKLMGEYLINAQGEDVVAGVRTPSPISHLKDQMPEVYDQFVEIATRLENYFRDMQDMEFTIEDGHLYMLQTRNGKRTAQAALQIACDLVDEGMITEQEAVLRVEPKQLDTLLHPQFDAAALKAAEVVGKGLAASPGSACGQIVFTAEEAEEMVKSGKMKKVVLVRLETSPEDIVGMQVSQGILTVRGGMTSHAAVVARGMGTCCVSGCGNDNEVKIDEEAKTFEINGHKFVEGDWISIDGSTGNIYGEQVATVAATGNKNFNRFMGWADAARQLLVMTNADNPRDAQQAVDLGAEGIGLCRTEHMFFAEDRIKAVREMICARTVEEREAALAKVEPFQQGDFEAMYRIMGERPMTIRYLDPPLHEFLPTKDEDIKELAADMGMTFDDLKNVVTSLHEFNPMMGHRGCRLAVTYPEIAAMQTRAVIKAALNVSAETGHVITPHIMIPLVGEVKELKFVKDVVVKVADELIAAAGVEMKYQVGTMIEIPRAALTAGEIAKEAEFFSFGTNDLTQMTFGFSRDDAAKFLGAYYENKIYESDPFQHLDQIGVGKLVKMAAHDGRETRPDLGLGICGEHGGDPTSVEFCHNVGLDYVSCSPFRVPIARLAAAQAAIKNPRK; translated from the coding sequence ATGAGCAAAAAGTATCTGTACTACTTCAGCGAAGGCAATGATGCTTTCGGCGGCGACAAAGTCACCATGAAGAATACTCTGGGCGGCAAGGGTGCTGGTCTGGCAGAAATGACCGCAGCCGGTATGCCGGTGCCGCAGGGTTTCACCATCACCACCGACGCCTGCACCCAGTATTATGCAGACGGCCGTCAGATCAATGACGAGATCACTGCTGATATCTTTGAGCACCTCAAGGGTCTGGAAGAGATCACCGGCAAGAAGTTCGGCGATAACCAGAACCCCCTGCTGGTCTCCGTCCGTTCCGGCGCACGTCAGTCCATGCCCGGCATGATGGACACCATCCTGAACCTGGGCCTGAACGACGAGGCTGTTGAAGGTCTGGCAAAGAAGACCGGCAACGCCCGTTTTGCATACGACTGCTACCGTCGCTTTGTGCAGATGTTCGCGGACGTCGTTATGATGGTCCCGAAGAGCCTGTTCGAGGTCGAGATCGATAAGATGAAGGAAGCCAAGGGCGTCAAGAATGACGTTGACCTGACTGCTGACGACCTGAAGGAACTGGTCGGCGTCTTCAAGAAGATCTACGAAGAGAACGAGGGCAAGCCGTTCCCCCAGGATCCCCGCGATCAGCTGATCGAGGCTGTCAAGGCCGTCTTCCGCAGCTGGGACAACCCCCGTGCAAATGTCTATCGTAAGATGAACGAGATCCCCTACGAGTGGGGCACTGCAGTCAACGTTCAGCAGATGGCATTCGGCAACTCCGGCGACCGCTCCGGCACCGGCGTTGCATTCACCCGTGATCCCGCCACCGGCGCTAAGAAGCTGATGGGCGAGTACCTGATCAATGCACAGGGCGAGGACGTCGTCGCAGGCGTGCGCACTCCTTCTCCCATCAGCCACCTGAAGGATCAGATGCCTGAGGTGTACGATCAGTTCGTTGAGATCGCAACCCGTCTGGAGAACTACTTCCGCGATATGCAGGATATGGAGTTCACCATCGAGGACGGCCACCTGTACATGCTGCAGACCCGTAACGGCAAGCGTACCGCACAGGCTGCTCTGCAGATCGCATGTGATCTGGTGGACGAGGGTATGATCACCGAGCAGGAAGCTGTCCTGCGCGTGGAGCCCAAGCAGCTGGATACCCTGCTGCATCCCCAGTTCGACGCTGCTGCCCTGAAGGCCGCCGAGGTCGTCGGCAAGGGTCTGGCAGCTTCTCCCGGTTCTGCCTGCGGTCAGATCGTCTTTACTGCTGAAGAGGCAGAGGAGATGGTCAAGTCCGGCAAGATGAAGAAGGTCGTTCTGGTGCGTCTGGAGACTTCTCCCGAGGATATCGTGGGCATGCAGGTCTCTCAGGGCATCCTGACCGTCCGCGGCGGCATGACCAGCCACGCAGCTGTTGTTGCCCGTGGTATGGGTACCTGCTGTGTCTCCGGCTGCGGCAATGACAACGAGGTCAAGATCGACGAGGAAGCAAAGACCTTCGAGATCAACGGCCACAAGTTCGTCGAGGGCGACTGGATCTCCATCGATGGTTCCACCGGCAACATCTACGGCGAGCAGGTCGCTACCGTGGCCGCTACCGGCAATAAGAACTTCAACCGCTTCATGGGCTGGGCAGACGCTGCTCGTCAGCTGCTGGTCATGACCAACGCTGATAACCCGCGCGACGCACAGCAGGCAGTGGATCTGGGTGCTGAGGGCATCGGCCTGTGCCGTACCGAGCACATGTTCTTCGCCGAGGATCGCATCAAGGCTGTCCGTGAGATGATCTGCGCACGTACCGTGGAAGAGCGCGAAGCTGCTCTGGCCAAGGTCGAGCCGTTCCAGCAGGGTGACTTCGAGGCCATGTACCGCATCATGGGTGAGCGCCCGATGACCATTCGTTATCTGGATCCGCCTCTGCACGAGTTCCTGCCCACCAAGGACGAGGACATCAAGGAGCTGGCTGCCGATATGGGCATGACCTTCGATGACCTGAAGAACGTGGTTACTTCTCTGCATGAGTTCAACCCCATGATGGGTCACCGCGGCTGCCGTCTGGCTGTCACCTACCCCGAGATCGCAGCTATGCAGACCCGCGCTGTCATCAAGGCTGCTCTGAACGTCTCTGCTGAGACCGGTCATGTGATCACCCCGCACATCATGATCCCGCTGGTCGGCGAGGTCAAGGAGCTGAAGTTCGTCAAGGACGTTGTGGTCAAGGTCGCAGATGAGCTGATCGCTGCCGCAGGCGTTGAGATGAAGTATCAGGTCGGTACCATGATCGAGATCCCCCGCGCAGCCCTGACTGCCGGCGAGATCGCCAAGGAAGCTGAGTTCTTCAGCTTCGGCACCAACGACCTGACCCAGATGACCTTCGGCTTCAGCCGTGATGACGCTGCCAAGTTCCTGGGCGCATACTACGAGAACAAGATCTACGAGAGCGATCCGTTCCAGCATCTGGATCAAATCGGCGTCGGCAAGCTGGTCAAGATGGCTGCCCACGACGGCCGCGAGACCCGTCCCGATCTGGGTCTGGGCATCTGCGGCGAGCACGGCGGCGACCCCACGAGCGTGGAGTTCTGCCACAATGTCGGTCTGGACTACGTCAGCTGCTCTCCCTTCCGTGTGCCTATCGCACGTCTGGCTGCCGCTCAGGCTGCTATCAAGAACCCCCGCAAGTAA
- a CDS encoding UDP-N-acetylglucosamine diphosphorylase has protein sequence MENSVSSAALNAAREQLDAAEAAREVILLQHIANGVVIDSRTVQIAPDVVIAPGAVILAGTILRGRTVIGAGCIIGPNTLIEDSIVDEGSTVNASQVYSSHIGPHNNIGPFTHVRVNTVTDYGVHLGAYVETKNSNFARGNTVSHLTYIGDSDVGKYCNFGCGTVTCNYDGKDKFRTQIGDYCFIGCNTNLVAPVKVGDGAYTAAGSTITKDVPAQALGIARERQTNLEGWAEPKMEAYIAKKQKLENEQSK, from the coding sequence ATGGAAAATTCTGTATCTTCTGCTGCGCTGAACGCAGCGCGTGAGCAGCTGGATGCCGCCGAAGCCGCCCGTGAGGTTATTCTGCTGCAGCATATCGCAAACGGTGTGGTCATCGACAGCCGCACCGTTCAGATCGCACCGGACGTGGTCATTGCCCCGGGTGCCGTCATTCTGGCCGGTACCATCCTGCGCGGCAGAACAGTCATCGGTGCAGGCTGCATCATCGGCCCCAACACCCTCATCGAGGACAGCATCGTAGATGAGGGCAGCACCGTCAACGCCAGTCAGGTGTACAGCAGCCACATCGGCCCCCACAACAATATCGGTCCCTTCACCCATGTGCGGGTGAACACCGTCACCGACTACGGCGTGCATCTGGGTGCATACGTGGAGACCAAGAACTCCAACTTTGCCCGGGGCAACACGGTGAGCCACCTGACCTACATCGGCGACAGCGACGTGGGCAAGTACTGCAACTTCGGCTGCGGCACCGTCACCTGCAACTACGACGGCAAGGATAAGTTCCGCACCCAGATCGGCGATTACTGCTTTATCGGCTGCAACACCAATCTTGTGGCCCCGGTCAAGGTGGGCGATGGTGCCTACACCGCCGCCGGCAGCACCATCACCAAGGATGTGCCCGCACAGGCACTGGGCATCGCCCGGGAGCGCCAGACCAATCTGGAGGGCTGGGCAGAACCCAAGATGGAAGCCTACATTGCCAAAAAGCAGAAGCTGGAAAATGAGCAGAGCAAGTAA
- the pth gene encoding aminoacyl-tRNA hydrolase has product MNENDIWLIAGLGNPEAKYDGTRHNAGFAALDVLADKWNISVGKTKFQGLWGQGEVDGHKVVLLKPLTYMNLSGDSIAPMAGFFKIPADHVLVLCDDITQAPGKLRIRPSGSAGGHNGLKSIIARLGGENFPRIRIGIGAKPHPDYDLAAWVLGKFPPEDAKAIADRYPDLEAAAKLIMDGKLSLAQSKYNG; this is encoded by the coding sequence ATGAATGAAAACGATATCTGGCTCATTGCAGGGCTGGGCAACCCCGAAGCAAAATATGACGGCACCCGCCACAACGCCGGTTTTGCCGCGCTGGACGTGCTGGCCGACAAGTGGAACATCTCTGTTGGAAAGACCAAATTCCAGGGCCTGTGGGGACAGGGCGAGGTGGACGGCCACAAGGTGGTGCTGCTGAAACCCCTGACCTACATGAACCTCTCCGGCGATTCCATCGCCCCCATGGCGGGCTTTTTCAAGATCCCTGCCGACCATGTGCTGGTGCTGTGCGATGATATCACGCAGGCGCCCGGCAAGCTGCGCATCCGCCCCTCCGGTTCTGCCGGCGGGCACAACGGCCTGAAGAGCATCATCGCCCGGCTGGGCGGGGAGAACTTCCCCCGCATCCGCATCGGCATCGGCGCAAAGCCCCACCCGGACTACGACCTTGCCGCATGGGTGCTGGGCAAGTTCCCGCCGGAGGACGCCAAAGCCATCGCCGACCGCTACCCCGACCTTGAGGCCGCCGCAAAGCTCATCATGGACGGCAAGCTGAGTCTGGCACAAAGCAAGTATAACGGGTAA
- the mfd gene encoding transcription-repair coupling factor — translation MYEALLKATPEYQKIAASFAKPGPAALFGLPPAGRALLYAALQKDLGRVLCIVTPGEAEATHFADDLKALGLSAAVFPPRDFMLRPVEGAGREYEYRRLSVLGSLAGGRLNAVCVPAEALLQYTVPRDEFLKNTLTLKPGMVYNREGLVARLFAAGYVRRSQVDGPGQFSVRGDIVDIYAPDMRQPARVEYWDDEIDSISSFDLLTQRRDSALDKIYLSPAREVLFGDTAETAEALRAAIKKARGRHRTALEKATEADLAQLDSGLMPEAMDKYYGLRYPDPATLLDHLDTPLFILDEVGGIRDAQKATEFRRSEELTGLLEEGVLCPGLDVLYQTMDDLAASAQKQSTLLCENFLRGMNEFKLKDLINAEAFAAPNWNGDLASLREDLDPLIAQGYAVTLFSGTPKGAAALTRDLADKGYSVSMSRDVRPTKGIVQVLPGHLTAGCTFPFAHAAVLSSRRHGLEEETAAETKKRKKNKNALSSLSDIKPGDYVVHQSHGIGMYAGIQRLEVQGATKDYLKVQYSGSDVLYVPVTQLDLLSRYTAPGDEEKVKLAKLGGAEWQRTRAKVKKATEEMAQELIELYARRRQATGYAFPPDGDWQRDFETRFDYDETDDQLNATAEIKQDMEKGWPMDRLLCGDVGVGKTEVALRAAFKCVMGGKQCAILAPTTLLAWQHYNTILSRMEAFPVKVEMMSRFRTAKQQKETLRGLQSGSVDIVVGTHRLLSKDVKFHDLGLVIIDEEQRFGVKHKEKLKENFIGVDMLTLSATPIPRTLNMAMSGIRDLSTIEQPPIERQPVETFVLEYNDVILAEAMKKELARGGQVYYLHNRVDNIEACAAHVSKLVPGARIGIAHGKMTEEELNPVWQHLLNGEIDILVCTTLIETGIDVRNCNTLIIEDADRMGLAQLYQIRGRVGRSGRKAYAYFTFRRDKTLTDIAQKRLSAIREFTAFGSGFRIAMRDLQIRGAGSLLGHSQHGHMEAVGYDLYVKMLGQAIARAKGEPVRRDKSECLVDLRVDAFIPEKYIADGPGRIEAYKRIAAIQTAEDAADVLDELIDRYGDPPPSVSDLVNVSLVRVQASAVGVTEVTQKKDILTLQLESLDLPMIRGLLVAFNGRVTAGAGNRPYLSVTLQPDEKPLELLQSILKAMAEILNGGEKAKDSK, via the coding sequence ATGTACGAAGCCTTGCTCAAGGCCACACCGGAATATCAGAAGATCGCCGCCAGCTTTGCAAAGCCTGGCCCTGCCGCGCTGTTCGGTCTGCCGCCCGCAGGCCGTGCCCTGCTGTACGCCGCGTTGCAAAAAGACCTTGGCCGGGTGCTGTGCATCGTGACCCCCGGCGAGGCCGAGGCCACCCACTTTGCGGACGATCTCAAGGCGTTGGGCCTTTCTGCCGCCGTGTTCCCGCCCCGGGACTTCATGCTGCGCCCGGTGGAGGGCGCGGGCCGCGAATACGAGTACCGCCGCCTTTCGGTGCTGGGCTCCCTTGCAGGCGGGCGGCTGAACGCGGTCTGCGTACCCGCCGAAGCGCTGTTGCAGTACACCGTGCCCCGGGATGAATTTTTAAAGAACACTCTTACCCTCAAACCCGGCATGGTGTACAACCGCGAGGGTCTTGTGGCCCGGCTGTTCGCCGCCGGGTATGTGCGGCGCAGTCAGGTGGACGGCCCGGGACAGTTCAGCGTGCGCGGCGACATCGTGGATATCTATGCGCCGGATATGCGCCAGCCCGCCCGCGTGGAATACTGGGACGATGAGATCGATTCCATTTCCTCCTTTGACCTGCTCACTCAGCGGCGGGACAGCGCACTGGATAAAATTTATCTTTCCCCTGCCCGCGAGGTGCTGTTCGGCGACACAGCTGAGACCGCCGAGGCCCTGCGTGCCGCCATCAAGAAGGCGCGCGGCCGGCACCGCACCGCACTGGAAAAGGCCACGGAAGCCGACCTTGCTCAGCTGGACTCCGGCCTGATGCCGGAAGCTATGGATAAATACTACGGCCTGCGCTATCCGGACCCGGCCACCCTGCTGGATCATCTGGACACGCCGCTGTTCATTCTGGACGAGGTGGGCGGCATCCGGGACGCCCAGAAGGCCACCGAGTTCCGCCGCAGCGAGGAGCTGACCGGCCTGCTGGAGGAGGGCGTGCTCTGCCCCGGGCTGGATGTGCTCTACCAGACCATGGACGACCTTGCCGCTTCCGCCCAGAAGCAGAGCACCCTGCTGTGCGAGAACTTCCTGCGCGGCATGAACGAATTCAAACTGAAAGATCTCATCAACGCCGAAGCCTTTGCCGCCCCCAACTGGAACGGCGACCTCGCTTCCCTGCGGGAGGATCTGGACCCCCTCATTGCGCAGGGCTATGCCGTTACCCTGTTCTCCGGCACCCCCAAGGGTGCCGCCGCCCTCACCCGCGACCTTGCCGACAAGGGCTACTCCGTGAGCATGAGCCGGGATGTGCGGCCCACAAAAGGCATCGTGCAGGTGCTGCCGGGTCATCTGACCGCCGGGTGCACCTTCCCGTTTGCCCATGCGGCGGTGCTGTCCAGCCGTCGGCACGGTCTGGAGGAAGAGACCGCCGCCGAGACCAAGAAGCGCAAAAAGAACAAGAACGCCCTTTCCAGCCTTTCGGACATCAAGCCTGGGGACTATGTGGTGCACCAGAGCCACGGCATCGGCATGTATGCGGGCATCCAGCGGCTGGAAGTGCAGGGCGCCACGAAAGATTACCTCAAGGTACAGTATTCCGGCTCGGACGTGCTGTACGTGCCGGTAACCCAGCTGGACCTGCTGAGCCGCTACACCGCCCCCGGCGACGAGGAAAAGGTAAAGCTGGCAAAGCTGGGCGGTGCCGAGTGGCAGCGCACCCGCGCCAAGGTGAAAAAAGCCACCGAGGAAATGGCGCAGGAGCTCATTGAGCTGTACGCCCGCCGCCGTCAGGCCACGGGCTACGCCTTCCCGCCGGACGGCGACTGGCAGCGGGACTTTGAGACCCGCTTTGACTACGACGAGACCGACGACCAGCTGAACGCCACCGCCGAGATCAAGCAGGACATGGAAAAGGGCTGGCCCATGGACCGGCTGCTGTGTGGCGACGTAGGCGTGGGCAAGACCGAAGTGGCCCTGCGCGCCGCCTTCAAGTGCGTGATGGGCGGCAAGCAGTGTGCCATCCTTGCCCCCACCACCCTGCTGGCATGGCAGCACTACAACACCATCCTCTCCCGCATGGAAGCCTTCCCGGTGAAGGTGGAGATGATGTCCCGCTTCCGCACCGCAAAGCAGCAGAAGGAGACCCTCCGGGGCCTGCAGTCGGGCAGTGTGGACATCGTGGTGGGCACCCACCGGCTGCTGTCCAAGGACGTGAAGTTCCACGACCTCGGCCTTGTCATCATCGATGAGGAGCAGCGCTTCGGCGTCAAGCACAAGGAAAAGCTCAAGGAGAACTTCATCGGGGTGGACATGCTCACCCTGTCGGCCACTCCCATCCCCCGCACCCTGAACATGGCCATGAGCGGCATCCGGGACCTTTCCACCATTGAACAGCCGCCCATCGAGCGGCAGCCCGTGGAGACCTTTGTGCTGGAATACAACGACGTCATCCTTGCCGAAGCCATGAAGAAGGAGCTTGCCCGGGGCGGGCAGGTGTACTACCTGCACAATCGGGTGGACAACATCGAAGCCTGCGCCGCCCATGTGAGCAAGCTGGTGCCCGGCGCACGCATCGGCATTGCCCACGGTAAGATGACCGAGGAAGAGCTGAACCCCGTGTGGCAGCATCTGCTGAACGGTGAGATCGACATTCTGGTGTGCACCACCCTCATTGAGACCGGCATCGACGTGCGCAACTGCAACACCCTCATCATCGAGGACGCCGACCGCATGGGCCTTGCCCAGCTGTACCAGATAAGAGGCCGGGTGGGCCGCTCCGGCCGCAAAGCCTATGCCTACTTCACCTTCCGGCGGGACAAGACCCTGACCGACATCGCCCAGAAGCGGCTCTCCGCTATCCGGGAGTTCACGGCCTTCGGCTCCGGCTTCCGCATCGCCATGCGGGATCTGCAGATCCGGGGTGCAGGCAGTCTTCTGGGCCACAGCCAGCACGGCCACATGGAGGCCGTGGGCTACGACCTCTACGTGAAGATGCTGGGGCAGGCCATCGCCCGGGCCAAGGGCGAACCTGTCCGGCGGGACAAGAGCGAATGCCTTGTGGACCTGCGGGTGGATGCCTTCATCCCGGAGAAGTATATCGCAGACGGCCCGGGCCGCATTGAGGCTTATAAGCGCATTGCCGCCATCCAGACGGCAGAGGACGCCGCCGATGTGCTGGACGAGCTCATCGACCGCTACGGCGACCCGCCGCCCTCGGTGAGCGATCTGGTGAACGTGTCACTGGTGCGCGTGCAGGCCAGCGCTGTGGGCGTGACCGAAGTGACCCAGAAAAAGGACATCCTCACCCTGCAGCTGGAAAGTCTGGATCTGCCCATGATCCGGGGCCTGCTGGTAGCCTTCAACGGCCGTGTCACCGCCGGTGCAGGCAATCGGCCCTACCTCTCGGTCACGCTTCAGCCCGACGAAAAGCCGCTGGAGCTGCTGCAAAGCATCCTCAAGGCGATGGCAGAGATCCTGAATGGCGGAGAAAAAGCAAAAGACAGCAAATGA
- a CDS encoding foldase — protein MKKKLLALVCALALTFSFAGCTISTPDTVGSIGDFEITSGMYLLAQYGAYQQAAQLAGSDQDASDVKAFLKETITTDSDSGETAVVSDYVAQQTQQTLETLAAVDARFKALGGELTDEQIATADRYAQQMMDQYGDTYTANGIGLETIKAYERLQVEHTALLDMVYGPDGETPVEDDELTSHLDDSMYEICYISIPLYNTSTYAFANDDQKTKMLRLAQTAADSVNAAGGETVSDQVSALHEAAQNALPDIYAVLDGKTSDDSASVQTELLTESDVASSFTQDGAADALRSLSYGEAAAVQINGYTLLLLVRVDPLSVSSLDDLREQVLSDMKGSELDDALASSGAELAHSLNSSAMNKLPAKKIVNDTSANS, from the coding sequence ATGAAAAAGAAACTTCTTGCACTGGTCTGCGCGCTGGCACTCACCTTCAGCTTTGCAGGCTGCACCATTTCCACCCCGGACACCGTGGGCAGCATCGGTGATTTTGAGATCACCTCCGGCATGTATCTGCTGGCCCAGTACGGAGCCTATCAGCAGGCGGCACAGCTGGCCGGCAGCGATCAGGACGCCTCGGATGTAAAAGCCTTTCTGAAGGAGACGATCACCACTGACTCTGACAGCGGCGAGACCGCCGTGGTCAGCGACTACGTGGCCCAGCAGACCCAGCAGACGCTGGAAACGCTGGCTGCTGTGGATGCCCGCTTCAAGGCACTGGGCGGTGAGCTGACCGACGAGCAGATCGCCACTGCCGACCGTTATGCCCAGCAGATGATGGACCAGTACGGCGACACCTACACCGCCAACGGCATCGGTCTGGAGACCATCAAGGCCTACGAGCGCCTGCAGGTGGAGCACACCGCTCTGCTGGATATGGTCTACGGCCCGGACGGCGAGACCCCGGTGGAGGACGACGAGCTGACCAGCCATCTGGACGACAGCATGTACGAGATCTGCTATATCAGCATCCCGCTGTACAACACCAGCACCTATGCCTTTGCCAACGATGACCAGAAGACCAAAATGCTCCGGCTGGCCCAGACCGCTGCCGACAGCGTCAACGCTGCAGGCGGCGAGACAGTCTCGGATCAGGTGAGTGCCCTGCATGAGGCCGCACAGAATGCCCTGCCGGACATCTACGCTGTGCTGGACGGCAAAACTTCCGACGACAGCGCCAGCGTCCAGACCGAGCTGCTGACCGAAAGCGATGTTGCTTCGTCCTTTACGCAGGACGGTGCTGCCGATGCTCTGCGCAGCCTTTCCTACGGCGAAGCCGCTGCCGTGCAGATCAACGGCTACACCCTGCTCCTGCTGGTGCGTGTGGACCCGCTGAGCGTATCCTCTCTGGATGATCTGCGGGAGCAGGTCCTGAGCGATATGAAGGGCAGCGAGCTGGACGATGCACTGGCTTCCAGCGGTGCAGAGCTGGCCCACAGCCTGAACAGCTCTGCCATGAACAAGCTGCCCGCCAAAAAGATCGTGAACGACACCAGCGCCAACAGCTGA
- a CDS encoding glycoside hydrolase family 2 protein, with translation MHPLPEYPRPAMRRDSYENLNGLWKYAITQTAEYPAAWDGSILVPYSPEAKASGVGRTLQPGQWLHYHCTFAPPPGEGGRVLLHFGAVDYACAVQVNGHLVGGHRGGYWPFTLDVTAQLNGTGRNSLWVAVQDPTDSGTQARGKQTLKPGGMFYPAQSGIWQTVWLERVPENYIQSLTVTPDYDARTVTVKAHTSMPGGAVNLWAVVRAGGVTIAEDWGSDEADRDGEVTLNIPEEHFFPWSPDTPFLYDLTVGTTQGEEEQFDTVHSYFALRKWSCEPDARGVLRFCLNGKPILLNGLLDQGYWPQGLYTPPSDAAVERELSEVKALGFNLLRKHAKIEPERWYYHCDRLGLVVWQDMVNGGSAYNLWFVTYLTNVLQPLLRCLPDAEPLWGLLSRGKESSREEYRRELEATVQALSGHPCVGCWVPFNEGWGQFDAAGAVQAIRTLDDTRLVDEASGWYDQGGGDVCSIHNYFYPLYVKPGKRTVALSEYGGIAWPMPGHEAPGRTYGYGTAKSRADLTARCKKLQLGTVLPQLKKGLSALVYTQLTDVEDEVNGLFTYDRTEIKPDANAVRSVNAALAAEFAKVTR, from the coding sequence ATGCATCCACTCCCGGAATACCCTCGCCCGGCCATGCGCCGGGACAGCTATGAGAACCTGAACGGCCTGTGGAAGTACGCCATTACCCAGACAGCTGAATACCCCGCTGCGTGGGACGGCAGCATTCTGGTGCCCTACTCGCCGGAGGCAAAGGCCTCCGGCGTGGGCCGCACCCTGCAGCCCGGCCAGTGGCTGCACTACCACTGCACCTTTGCTCCCCCTCCGGGAGAAGGGGGTCGGGTGCTGCTGCACTTCGGTGCGGTGGACTATGCCTGTGCGGTGCAGGTGAACGGCCATCTGGTGGGCGGCCATCGGGGCGGCTACTGGCCCTTCACACTGGATGTCACCGCCCAGCTCAACGGCACGGGCCGCAACAGCCTGTGGGTGGCCGTGCAGGACCCCACGGACAGCGGCACGCAGGCCCGGGGCAAGCAGACCCTGAAGCCCGGCGGCATGTTCTACCCGGCCCAGAGCGGCATCTGGCAGACGGTCTGGCTGGAGCGTGTGCCGGAAAACTACATCCAGTCGCTCACGGTCACGCCGGACTACGATGCCCGCACCGTGACCGTGAAAGCCCATACTTCCATGCCCGGCGGTGCGGTGAACCTGTGGGCTGTGGTGCGGGCCGGGGGCGTGACCATTGCCGAGGACTGGGGCAGCGACGAAGCGGACCGGGACGGCGAGGTGACGCTGAACATCCCGGAGGAACATTTCTTTCCGTGGAGCCCGGATACCCCGTTTTTGTATGACCTGACCGTGGGAACCACACAGGGAGAGGAGGAACAGTTCGACACCGTGCACAGCTACTTTGCCCTGCGCAAGTGGAGCTGTGAGCCGGACGCGCGGGGCGTGCTGCGCTTCTGCCTGAACGGAAAGCCCATCCTGCTCAACGGCCTGCTGGATCAGGGATACTGGCCGCAGGGCCTGTATACCCCGCCTTCCGATGCGGCGGTGGAGCGGGAGCTGAGCGAGGTGAAAGCGCTGGGCTTCAACCTGCTGCGCAAGCACGCAAAAATCGAGCCGGAGCGCTGGTATTACCACTGCGACAGGCTGGGCCTTGTGGTCTGGCAGGACATGGTGAACGGCGGCAGCGCCTATAACCTGTGGTTCGTCACCTACCTGACCAATGTGCTGCAGCCGCTGCTGCGCTGCCTGCCCGATGCAGAGCCACTCTGGGGCCTGCTGAGCCGTGGAAAGGAAAGCAGCCGGGAAGAATACCGCCGGGAGCTGGAAGCCACGGTACAGGCGCTTTCCGGCCATCCCTGTGTCGGCTGCTGGGTGCCTTTCAACGAAGGCTGGGGCCAGTTTGATGCGGCCGGGGCAGTGCAGGCCATCCGCACGCTGGACGATACCCGCCTTGTGGACGAGGCCAGCGGCTGGTATGATCAGGGCGGCGGAGATGTGTGCTCCATCCACAACTATTTCTATCCGCTGTATGTAAAGCCCGGAAAGCGCACTGTGGCCCTGAGTGAATACGGCGGCATTGCATGGCCCATGCCGGGGCACGAAGCTCCGGGCAGGACCTACGGCTACGGTACGGCAAAGAGCCGCGCAGACCTGACGGCCCGCTGCAAAAAGCTGCAATTGGGCACAGTGCTTCCCCAGCTGAAAAAAGGACTCTCGGCGCTGGTGTATACCCAGCTGACGGATGTGGAGGATGAGGTGAACGGGCTTTTCACCTATGACCGGACCGAGATCAAGCCGGACGCGAATGCCGTCCGTTCGGTGAATGCTGCCCTTGCCGCAGAGTTTGCGAAAGTGACGCGGTGA